The Thomasclavelia ramosa DSM 1402 genome includes a region encoding these proteins:
- the gmk gene encoding guanylate kinase, with translation MQKGMLIILSGPSGVGKGTVREELFKDDSLNLAYSISMTTRKPRPNERDGIDYFFVEEEEFKSKIEEGKLLEWAQFVGNYYGTPKDYVDQLLNEGKNVVLEIEVQGALQVMEKCPDATTIFLVPPSLEELERRIRGRRTEEEEIVQQRLSKARKEIATKDEYKYVVENDDVMAAKDKIAEIIKNHQTNQG, from the coding sequence GTGCAAAAAGGAATGTTGATAATTCTTAGTGGGCCTAGTGGCGTTGGTAAAGGAACAGTAAGAGAAGAATTATTCAAAGACGATAGTTTAAATCTTGCTTATTCGATTTCGATGACAACAAGAAAACCACGTCCAAATGAAAGAGATGGAATTGATTATTTTTTTGTTGAAGAAGAAGAATTTAAAAGTAAAATTGAAGAAGGAAAGTTATTAGAGTGGGCGCAGTTTGTCGGTAATTATTACGGAACACCCAAAGATTACGTTGATCAATTATTAAATGAAGGTAAAAATGTTGTTTTAGAAATTGAAGTTCAAGGGGCCCTTCAAGTAATGGAAAAATGTCCAGATGCAACAACAATCTTTTTAGTACCACCTAGCTTAGAAGAACTCGAACGACGAATTCGTGGACGTCGTACAGAGGAAGAAGAGATTGTCCAACAACGTTTATCAAAAGCAAGAAAAGAAATTGCGACTAAAGATGAATATAAATATGTAGTGGAAAATGATGACGTTATGGCAGCAAAAGATAAAATTGCTGAAATTATAAAAAATCATCAAACAAATCAGGGGTAA
- the rlmN gene encoding 23S rRNA (adenine(2503)-C(2))-methyltransferase RlmN: MKNIYDYSLEQLTEYFASIKQKPFRAKQVFSWLYQKDARSFDDMSDLSKDLRNQLKVEFSLDVLKIKEKQVSRDGTIKYLFELLDGSLIESVLMIHDYGKSLCVTSQIGCNMKCTFCASGLLRKQRDLTPGEIVAQIIKVQQDIDQRVSHVVVMGTGEPFDNYDNVMEFVRIINHPHGLAIGARHITISTCGLIKGIKRYSEEGIQTNLAISLHAANDEIRDELMPINKVHPMDDLREAISEYIDKTNRRVTFEYIMLKGVNDDIVYARQLAHYLRGLNAYVNLIPYNSVDEHGYQPSDKETVEIFKNELLRLHINVTLRKEHGRDIDGACGQLRAKRSGVK; encoded by the coding sequence ATGAAAAATATTTATGATTACTCACTAGAACAACTAACTGAATATTTTGCTTCAATCAAACAAAAGCCATTCCGTGCTAAACAAGTTTTTAGCTGGCTTTACCAGAAAGATGCTCGTAGTTTTGATGATATGTCGGATTTATCAAAAGATCTACGAAATCAATTGAAAGTAGAATTTTCTTTAGATGTTTTAAAAATTAAAGAAAAACAAGTATCAAGAGATGGGACAATTAAATATCTGTTCGAATTATTAGATGGAAGTTTGATTGAATCTGTCTTAATGATTCATGACTATGGTAAGTCACTATGTGTAACTAGCCAAATTGGCTGCAACATGAAATGTACATTTTGTGCTAGTGGTTTATTACGCAAACAACGTGATTTAACACCAGGTGAAATTGTTGCACAAATTATTAAAGTACAACAAGATATTGATCAACGAGTTAGTCATGTAGTCGTAATGGGGACGGGTGAACCATTTGATAATTATGATAATGTGATGGAATTTGTACGGATCATTAACCATCCACATGGTCTAGCTATCGGCGCTCGGCACATCACTATTTCAACTTGTGGATTGATCAAAGGGATCAAGCGATATAGTGAAGAAGGAATTCAAACTAATTTGGCGATTTCGTTACATGCTGCTAATGATGAAATTCGCGATGAATTGATGCCGATCAATAAGGTGCATCCAATGGATGATTTACGTGAAGCTATCAGTGAATATATTGATAAAACAAATCGGCGTGTTACTTTTGAATATATCATGTTAAAAGGTGTTAATGATGATATTGTTTACGCTCGTCAATTGGCACACTATCTACGTGGATTAAATGCATATGTTAATTTAATACCATATAATAGTGTTGATGAGCATGGTTATCAACCTAGTGATAAAGAAACAGTAGAAATATTTAAAAATGAGCTATTAAGATTACATATTAATGTAACTTTAAGAAAAGAACATGGGCGCGATATTGATGGTGCTTGTGGACAATTAAGGGCTAAAAGAAGTGGGGTGAAATAA
- a CDS encoding nitroreductase family protein: MNETINNLITRRSVRSFQKEQISEEQLNEILTAGTYAASGMGRQSAIMVVIQNPEIIKRLSKLNAAIMDSENDPFYGAPTVVVVLGDSTIGTYLEDGALVMGNLLNAANAVGVDSCWIHRAKEVFMSTEGKELLKQWGIDEKYVGIGNCILGYGKEPKPEAKPRKDNYIYHV, from the coding sequence ATGAATGAAACAATCAATAATTTAATTACACGTCGAAGTGTTCGAAGCTTCCAAAAAGAGCAAATTAGCGAAGAACAATTGAATGAAATTTTGACGGCTGGAACATATGCAGCCTCAGGAATGGGACGTCAATCTGCAATTATGGTAGTTATTCAAAATCCTGAGATAATTAAGCGGCTATCAAAATTGAATGCGGCAATAATGGATAGTGAAAACGATCCTTTTTATGGAGCACCAACAGTGGTAGTCGTTTTAGGGGATTCAACGATTGGAACATATTTAGAAGATGGTGCGTTAGTAATGGGGAATCTTTTAAATGCAGCCAATGCAGTTGGCGTAGATTCTTGTTGGATTCATCGTGCCAAAGAAGTTTTTATGAGTACTGAGGGAAAAGAATTGTTAAAGCAGTGGGGCATTGATGAAAAGTATGTAGGAATCGGTAATTGTATTTTAGGTTATGGTAAAGAACCGAAACCAGAAGCTAAACCGCGAAAAGATAATTATATTTATCATGTCTAG
- a CDS encoding Stp1/IreP family PP2C-type Ser/Thr phosphatase, whose translation MNYYALTDIGKVRNKNQDQATVIANVKDQVIAIVCDGMGGHRAGEIASRVVMDQFVNCFDSIPPFDNVDELKKWVNETIYEADAIVKRMAKQNVEHHGMGTTIVVAILMDNVIYISHVGDSRAYVLKNDQLMQLTKDHTLVNALVDRGAISEEEAVNHSQKNVLTQAIGADTELTPSFIELEFADSLLLLCSDGLYNCLNDEIIKEILKKNIKVSQKVTELIDRANENGGRDNIGVAIIDNREEK comes from the coding sequence ATGAACTATTATGCATTGACTGATATCGGTAAAGTACGAAATAAAAATCAGGATCAGGCTACTGTTATTGCAAATGTAAAAGATCAAGTTATTGCAATTGTCTGTGATGGTATGGGTGGTCATCGTGCTGGTGAAATTGCTTCTCGGGTGGTGATGGATCAATTTGTTAATTGTTTTGACAGTATCCCCCCATTTGATAATGTTGATGAGTTGAAAAAATGGGTAAATGAAACAATTTATGAAGCTGATGCGATTGTAAAAAGAATGGCTAAGCAAAATGTTGAGCATCATGGTATGGGTACGACAATTGTCGTGGCAATTTTAATGGATAATGTGATATATATTTCTCATGTCGGTGATAGCCGTGCTTATGTTTTGAAAAATGATCAATTAATGCAATTGACTAAAGATCATACTTTAGTTAATGCTTTAGTTGATCGTGGAGCAATCAGTGAAGAAGAAGCTGTTAATCATAGCCAAAAAAATGTTTTGACTCAGGCAATTGGTGCAGATACTGAATTAACCCCATCTTTTATCGAATTAGAATTTGCAGATAGTTTATTGTTGCTTTGCAGTGATGGATTATATAATTGCTTAAATGATGAAATAATTAAAGAAATTTTAAAAAAGAATATAAAAGTATCTCAAAAAGTTACTGAATTAATTGATCGAGCTAATGAAAATGGTGGACGTGATAATATCGGAGTAGCTATCATTGATAATCGGGAGGAAAAATAG
- the priA gene encoding replication restart helicase PriA translates to MVYIVQVLVEHPTHALDTTFDYLANTEIASGVRVTIAFGYQRIIGYVTGCRYSNSTKEELEAAAGFKYRYISEVIDERPLLNQELQELSLTLAKLTLSPRISCLQAMLPPQLKPSTNKSVGIKYQKVIKVINEDATLKTVKQQEAYQYLKTHPDTPLKAFPYSRGLLDKLIEQRVTVIIEQELYRDPYLDDQKEEHEFSLTVDQQKVVNGIMSKIDTYHTALIHGVTGSGKTEVYLHLSKYVIRNNKTVLMLVPEISLTPMMVNAFKHKFGKEVAILHSKLSAGERYDEYRRILNSEVKIVVGARSAVFAPLEKIGLIILDEEHDPSYKQESKPRYQTTQIARIRGQYHNCPVILGSATPSLESYSRGQKGIYDLYELPKRINQFPLPKIELIDMADEIRNKNYSLFSKAMKEQIQTCLDHDEQVILLLNKRGYATYVRCLDCGEVIKCPHCDVTLTYHKADHKLRCHYCEHQIEMPRLCPHCSSERLKLVGAGTQKVEEQLETIFDGAKVIRYDVDTTKQKDGHQKLLDKFARKEGNILLGTQMIAKGLDFENVTFVGVLNADISLNIPDFRANERTFQLLEQVSGRSGRGQKEGTVMIQTYNPEHFVLQCVKNHDYLRFYQEEMKTRKLAAYPPYVHLVSILIQGKDEEVVNQSAVQIKEYLQKQLDKMAILGPANSLIYRMQDIYRKRIMIKFTNSKQLYPVLEKMSDFYNKKGNKVHVVCDFNPYNQI, encoded by the coding sequence ATGGTGTATATTGTACAAGTATTAGTAGAACATCCAACCCATGCTCTTGACACTACTTTTGATTATTTAGCAAATACTGAAATTGCTAGTGGGGTTAGAGTGACAATTGCGTTTGGATATCAACGAATAATCGGATATGTAACGGGATGTCGTTATAGCAATTCAACAAAAGAGGAATTAGAAGCAGCAGCAGGATTTAAATATCGCTATATTAGTGAAGTTATTGATGAGCGCCCCTTATTAAATCAAGAATTACAAGAGCTGTCTTTGACATTAGCAAAATTAACTTTGTCACCACGAATTAGCTGTCTTCAAGCAATGTTGCCACCTCAATTAAAACCAAGTACAAATAAAAGTGTTGGAATTAAGTATCAAAAAGTAATTAAAGTTATTAATGAAGATGCTACTCTTAAAACTGTTAAACAACAAGAAGCGTATCAATATTTAAAAACACATCCCGACACGCCACTAAAAGCATTTCCTTATAGCCGTGGACTGCTTGACAAGCTAATTGAACAGAGGGTAACGGTAATAATCGAACAGGAATTATATCGTGACCCTTATTTAGATGATCAAAAAGAGGAACATGAGTTTTCTTTAACTGTTGATCAACAAAAAGTAGTCAATGGAATCATGAGCAAAATTGATACTTATCATACTGCTTTAATTCATGGTGTGACTGGTTCTGGAAAAACCGAAGTGTATCTACATTTATCTAAATATGTGATTAGAAATAATAAAACTGTCTTAATGTTAGTACCGGAGATTTCTTTAACACCGATGATGGTCAATGCTTTTAAACACAAATTTGGGAAAGAGGTAGCAATTTTACATTCAAAATTATCTGCTGGTGAGCGTTATGATGAGTATCGGCGAATTTTGAATAGTGAAGTTAAGATTGTTGTTGGTGCTCGAAGTGCGGTATTTGCGCCTTTGGAAAAAATAGGATTGATTATTTTAGATGAAGAACATGATCCTAGTTATAAACAGGAAAGCAAGCCACGGTATCAAACGACTCAGATTGCTCGAATTCGGGGGCAATACCATAACTGTCCCGTTATTCTTGGTAGTGCTACACCGTCACTAGAATCTTATAGTCGAGGACAAAAAGGAATTTATGATCTATACGAGCTACCAAAGCGGATCAATCAGTTTCCCTTACCAAAGATTGAATTGATCGATATGGCTGATGAAATTAGAAATAAAAATTATTCACTTTTTTCAAAAGCGATGAAGGAACAAATTCAAACCTGCCTGGATCATGATGAACAAGTAATTCTTCTATTAAATAAACGTGGTTATGCAACATATGTTCGTTGCCTTGATTGTGGTGAAGTAATTAAATGTCCTCATTGTGATGTAACCTTAACATATCATAAGGCGGATCACAAATTACGTTGTCATTATTGTGAACATCAAATTGAAATGCCGCGTCTTTGTCCACATTGTTCAAGTGAACGATTAAAATTAGTTGGAGCAGGAACACAAAAAGTAGAGGAACAGCTGGAGACTATATTTGATGGTGCAAAAGTGATTCGTTATGACGTTGATACAACTAAACAAAAGGATGGGCATCAAAAATTATTAGATAAGTTTGCTCGCAAAGAGGGTAATATTCTATTAGGAACACAGATGATAGCAAAAGGATTAGATTTTGAAAATGTTACTTTTGTTGGTGTTTTAAATGCTGATATAAGTTTAAATATCCCTGATTTTCGTGCTAATGAGCGAACTTTTCAACTGCTTGAACAGGTTTCAGGACGAAGTGGACGTGGTCAAAAAGAAGGTACAGTAATGATTCAGACATACAATCCTGAGCATTTTGTGTTACAATGTGTCAAGAATCACGACTATCTTCGTTTTTATCAGGAAGAAATGAAAACACGAAAATTAGCAGCTTACCCTCCATATGTTCATTTAGTGAGCATTTTAATACAAGGAAAAGATGAAGAAGTTGTTAATCAAAGTGCGGTGCAAATAAAAGAGTATTTACAAAAACAACTTGATAAAATGGCAATTCTTGGTCCGGCAAATAGTTTGATCTATCGGATGCAGGATATTTATCGTAAACGTATTATGATTAAATTTACAAATAGTAAACAATTATATCCAGTATTAGAAAAGATGAGTGATTTTTATAATAAAAAAGGAAATAAAGTTCATGTGGTTTGTGACTTTAATCCATATAATCAAATATAG
- a CDS encoding Rqc2 family fibronectin-binding protein: MAYDGIMMHQVIDDLNKTITGGRINKIYQISKYELLIQVRNNRTNYKLLLSCHPMYARIQLTNLDYPTPESPNPLTMLFRKHLEGGYIKKIEQIELDRICHFLFGCHNEFGDYVEYHCYIEIMGKHSNIILCNQDKKILDCLKRITPNINSERFVQPGAMYQLPPMNQNKVDPFTSDFIENNNLTKIYQGMSPILSKEILYRHDNGIDFKEIMDEIKNSDTLYISRVDEKEYFHLIPLTHLNQQAQSYSLFDGLDKHFNLIDQKERIKQQTSNLLKFINNEYQKNVTKLAKLESTLEDSNNSDEYRIIGDLLYSNLHLLKKGMRHVELDNYYDGSKIMVDLDEKLDPKSNAQKYYNKYQKAKNSINVLHEQIDLTKKEIEYFDTLLTLMDNASYYDALEIKEELENLGYLKKKKKTNTIRKNKKPSFETYYTKDGIEICIGKNNLQNDYLTFKHAHRYDTWFHVKDMPGSHVVVKGDQLDEYTIRLASNIAAYYSKGKNSSSVPVNYTLIKTLKKPHGAKPGQVILDNYKTIYIDPDQHCLDELQKK, from the coding sequence ATGGCATATGATGGAATAATGATGCATCAAGTAATTGATGACTTAAACAAAACAATAACTGGTGGTAGAATCAACAAAATCTACCAAATCTCAAAATATGAATTATTGATTCAAGTTCGTAATAATCGAACTAATTACAAGCTGCTGCTCTCCTGCCATCCAATGTACGCAAGAATTCAGCTGACTAATTTAGACTATCCTACTCCGGAAAGTCCGAATCCTTTAACAATGTTATTTCGTAAACATCTTGAGGGTGGTTATATCAAAAAAATTGAACAAATCGAATTAGATCGAATTTGTCATTTTCTTTTTGGCTGTCATAACGAATTTGGTGATTACGTTGAATACCATTGTTATATTGAAATTATGGGTAAACATTCTAATATTATTCTTTGCAATCAAGATAAAAAAATTCTTGATTGTTTAAAACGAATTACCCCTAACATTAATAGTGAACGTTTTGTACAACCAGGGGCAATGTACCAATTGCCACCAATGAATCAAAATAAAGTTGATCCTTTCACTAGTGATTTTATTGAAAACAATAATCTAACAAAAATATATCAAGGGATGTCTCCAATCCTATCTAAAGAAATTCTTTATCGTCATGATAATGGTATAGATTTTAAAGAGATTATGGATGAAATAAAAAATAGCGATACCCTTTATATAAGTAGAGTTGATGAAAAAGAATATTTTCATTTAATTCCATTAACTCATCTAAATCAGCAGGCACAGTCTTATTCATTATTCGATGGTCTGGATAAACATTTTAATTTAATCGATCAAAAAGAACGTATAAAACAACAAACATCAAATCTTTTGAAATTTATTAATAATGAATATCAAAAAAATGTTACTAAACTTGCAAAATTAGAATCAACTCTAGAAGATTCGAACAATAGTGATGAATATCGAATCATTGGCGATCTTTTATACTCAAACTTACATTTATTAAAAAAAGGAATGCGTCATGTTGAACTAGATAATTACTATGATGGTTCTAAGATTATGGTTGATTTAGATGAAAAACTTGATCCTAAAAGTAATGCTCAAAAATATTATAACAAGTATCAAAAGGCAAAAAATTCAATCAATGTTCTGCATGAGCAGATTGATTTAACCAAAAAAGAAATTGAATATTTTGACACTCTTTTAACACTAATGGATAATGCTTCATACTATGATGCCCTAGAAATAAAAGAAGAATTAGAAAATCTAGGATATTTAAAAAAGAAAAAGAAAACTAATACGATCCGTAAAAATAAAAAACCTTCTTTTGAGACATATTATACTAAAGATGGTATTGAAATATGTATTGGGAAGAATAACCTTCAAAATGATTATCTAACTTTTAAACATGCTCATCGCTATGATACCTGGTTTCATGTTAAAGATATGCCTGGTAGTCATGTTGTCGTTAAAGGTGATCAATTAGATGAATATACGATTCGATTAGCTAGTAATATCGCTGCCTATTATTCAAAAGGGAAAAACAGTAGTAGTGTTCCTGTCAATTATACTTTAATAAAAACATTGAAAAAGCCTCATGGCGCTAAACCTGGGCAAGTAATCTTAGATAATTATAAAACTATTTATATTGATCCTGATCAACATTGCCTCGATGAATTACAAAAAAAATAG
- a CDS encoding YjdF family protein, with amino-acid sequence MLDVGLELNVLFDDPFWIGVFYLTNGDKCYVERVVFGQEPSDGEIYVYFLNNYHKLNFVAEFKAKHKDKPKNPKRLQRMIRKQSMNLQTGTKSMQALKRQYEQNKAKNKIIRREQRTAEKEHLFVLKQQKRKAKHRGH; translated from the coding sequence ATGTTGGATGTTGGTTTGGAATTAAATGTTTTATTTGATGATCCGTTTTGGATTGGAGTATTTTATTTAACAAATGGAGATAAGTGTTACGTTGAACGAGTTGTGTTCGGTCAAGAGCCAAGTGATGGTGAGATATATGTTTATTTTTTAAATAATTACCATAAACTTAATTTTGTTGCTGAGTTCAAAGCGAAACATAAAGATAAACCAAAAAATCCTAAGCGATTACAACGGATGATTAGAAAACAATCTATGAACTTACAAACAGGTACTAAATCGATGCAAGCGTTGAAACGACAATATGAGCAAAATAAGGCAAAGAATAAAATTATTCGTCGTGAGCAGCGAACGGCTGAAAAAGAGCATCTATTTGTATTGAAACAGCAAAAACGTAAAGCGAAACATCGGGGCCATTAG
- a CDS encoding DUF4300 family protein, producing MCKKLSIILLCLLMITGCSKDKPILYSNLGNQASQNKLTNILNEADLPKENIKQFFSYVNTFNQHATPLIGDFETLEREQPDYQYFKYNSPVEISDQNDSNSLIPSFILIKNLIYTNNSGHADDSYIMFNLNLIDTIDQYSMSQEDRLKFITTFNSISVTGIKNNEISHINQIEKTFSDRDFSVKQNQKASLITLWLHSSADNRRFVSHCGVLIDSNDGLYFIEKYGCFYPYQVTKFNSRSELKTYLLTRNDLKGDENDGLPLVFENNKYLNK from the coding sequence ATGTGTAAAAAACTATCAATAATTTTACTATGCCTGCTTATGATAACAGGATGCTCTAAAGACAAGCCAATTTTATATAGCAATCTTGGTAATCAAGCCAGTCAAAATAAACTTACTAATATTTTAAATGAAGCTGACCTCCCCAAAGAGAATATTAAACAATTCTTTTCCTATGTTAATACCTTTAATCAGCACGCTACACCCTTAATTGGTGATTTTGAAACTTTAGAAAGAGAACAACCAGATTACCAATATTTTAAATATAATAGCCCAGTTGAAATAAGTGATCAAAACGATTCTAATTCACTAATTCCTTCATTTATCTTAATAAAAAACCTAATTTATACTAATAATAGCGGTCACGCAGATGACTCATATATTATGTTTAATTTAAATTTAATTGATACTATTGATCAGTATTCAATGAGCCAAGAAGATCGTTTAAAATTCATTACTACTTTTAACAGCATTTCTGTTACCGGCATAAAAAATAATGAAATTTCTCATATCAATCAAATTGAAAAAACATTTAGTGATCGTGACTTTAGCGTAAAACAAAACCAAAAAGCATCATTGATTACCTTGTGGCTTCACTCTTCCGCAGATAACCGTCGCTTTGTTAGCCACTGTGGTGTTTTAATTGATAGCAATGACGGTTTATATTTTATTGAAAAATACGGTTGTTTTTATCCTTATCAGGTGACAAAATTTAATAGCCGAAGTGAATTAAAAACGTATTTATTAACTCGAAACGATCTCAAAGGAGATGAAAATGACGGTTTGCCACTCGTTTTTGAAAATAATAAATATCTGAATAAATAA
- a CDS encoding YdcF family protein — protein sequence MVKRVIIGFGILNLLAFLLVFKKPYKKQRYKKYDCAIICGYPANIDGEPSTIMKSRVEMGVTLYKKDKIKFLILSGGAVKNEYQEAKIMASYAISLGVKKEDILIEGQSRSTYHNLMYSRDIMQINGLKNALVVTNSWHLRKADHYARKFKLDYAMVSASAPKSYCWIKVVVLHLGTNIKMYYNLFKGYY from the coding sequence ATGGTCAAACGAGTAATAATTGGATTTGGAATATTGAATCTACTAGCATTTTTATTAGTATTTAAAAAACCATATAAAAAACAGCGTTATAAAAAATATGATTGTGCGATTATTTGTGGTTATCCTGCTAATATCGATGGTGAGCCATCAACAATTATGAAATCACGGGTTGAAATGGGTGTTACTTTATATAAAAAAGATAAGATTAAATTTTTAATCTTATCTGGTGGGGCAGTTAAAAATGAATATCAGGAAGCGAAAATAATGGCTTCATATGCAATTAGTTTAGGGGTAAAAAAAGAAGATATCCTTATCGAGGGACAATCTCGAAGTACATATCATAATTTGATGTATAGCCGCGATATAATGCAGATAAATGGATTGAAAAATGCTCTAGTTGTTACAAATAGCTGGCATTTACGAAAGGCAGATCATTATGCTCGGAAATTCAAATTAGATTATGCCATGGTCAGTGCTTCAGCACCGAAATCATACTGTTGGATTAAAGTCGTGGTTCTGCATCTAGGAACTAATATAAAAATGTATTACAATTTATTCAAAGGATATTATTAA
- the rsmB gene encoding 16S rRNA (cytosine(967)-C(5))-methyltransferase RsmB — protein MARTTALDVLIKYQNEQSYLNITLNDYLEKSLLSRNDKDLATRIVYGTIQNKLYLEYQLAPYIQGKKIKNREKMILLMSLYQLIFLDKVPDYAVIDEAVRLAKKRDNFAGKFVNAILRNFLRNGKCEIDEKDELKRISIETSHPLWIVKMLSKQYDLNIAKKICQHDNTPPTRAARVNILKTTKAQLLTDENFEAGNLSPDGLLYRAGNIANTDYFKNGLVTIQDESSQLIAPLLDPQPTDLVLDMCCAPGSKTTHLAAIMNNQGKIIAYDLFEHKIKLVEANLKRLGVNNVELHVGDATLLKEKYSEESFDKILLDAPCSGLGVMKRKPEIKYHDSGAMDTIIPLQAKLLDNAYYLLKKNGKMVYSTCTINKKENEQMIKQFLDKYPDMKIIEEKKILPYVYDSDGFYMCKLEKGK, from the coding sequence ATGGCAAGAACGACTGCATTAGATGTATTAATAAAATACCAAAATGAGCAAAGTTATTTAAATATTACTTTAAATGACTATTTAGAAAAAAGCTTATTATCTAGAAATGATAAAGATTTGGCTACACGAATTGTATATGGAACGATTCAAAATAAGTTATATCTTGAATATCAATTGGCGCCATATATTCAAGGGAAAAAAATTAAAAATCGTGAGAAAATGATTTTATTGATGTCATTGTATCAATTAATTTTCTTAGATAAGGTTCCGGATTATGCTGTAATTGATGAAGCTGTCCGTTTAGCAAAGAAACGTGATAATTTTGCGGGGAAATTTGTTAATGCTATTTTAAGAAATTTTTTACGTAATGGAAAATGTGAGATTGATGAGAAGGATGAATTGAAAAGAATTTCTATTGAAACAAGCCATCCCTTATGGATAGTTAAGATGTTAAGTAAACAGTATGATTTAAATATAGCCAAAAAGATTTGTCAGCATGATAATACACCACCAACCAGAGCAGCGAGGGTCAATATTTTAAAGACTACAAAGGCTCAATTATTAACTGATGAAAATTTTGAAGCAGGGAATCTTTCTCCCGATGGACTCTTGTACAGAGCAGGAAATATTGCTAACACTGATTATTTTAAAAACGGGTTAGTCACTATTCAAGACGAGTCAAGTCAGTTGATTGCTCCGTTGCTGGATCCTCAGCCAACGGATCTCGTTCTTGATATGTGTTGTGCTCCAGGAAGTAAAACTACACATTTAGCAGCTATTATGAATAATCAGGGTAAAATAATTGCATATGATTTATTTGAACATAAAATCAAGCTAGTTGAAGCTAATCTAAAACGCTTAGGTGTTAATAATGTAGAACTGCATGTTGGGGATGCCACTTTGTTGAAAGAAAAATATTCAGAAGAATCATTTGATAAAATTTTGCTTGATGCACCTTGCAGCGGTTTAGGAGTAATGAAACGTAAACCGGAGATTAAATATCATGATTCTGGTGCAATGGATACAATCATTCCTTTACAAGCAAAATTGTTAGACAATGCCTACTATTTATTGAAGAAAAATGGTAAAATGGTCTATAGTACGTGTACAATCAATAAAAAAGAAAATGAACAAATGATAAAACAATTTCTTGATAAATATCCAGATATGAAGATAATTGAAGAAAAGAAGATTTTACCGTATGTTTATGACAGTGATGGATTTTATATGTGTAAATTAGAAAAAGGAAAATAA
- the pgeF gene encoding peptidoglycan editing factor PgeF, with translation MKLIKWNTVENIEAYTITKELGDMSYNNEDKQLILNNRKQLAKLLKTDLEHMVAPHQTHSANFKEVSLKDGGRGMYCQDDAFNNTDALYTKDTDLFLLSFHADCTPVLLYCPKTKIIAAIHSGWLGTTKQIVSKVTKHLIENEHCDPKEMLAYIGPCICQDCLEVMDNVIDLVKQMDFDTTPYYKQTDTTHYLLDNKGLNRQMLLNLGLLKKNITVSPYCTVENDKLFYSYRKYKDSGRNITIIKRQA, from the coding sequence ATGAAATTAATCAAATGGAATACTGTTGAAAACATTGAAGCATATACAATTACTAAAGAATTAGGCGATATGTCTTATAATAACGAGGACAAACAATTGATTCTCAATAATCGTAAACAATTAGCCAAACTTTTAAAAACTGATTTAGAGCACATGGTGGCACCACATCAAACACACTCAGCCAACTTTAAAGAAGTATCTCTTAAAGACGGTGGCAGAGGTATGTACTGCCAAGATGATGCCTTTAACAATACTGATGCTCTTTATACAAAAGATACTGATCTCTTTTTATTATCATTTCATGCAGATTGTACCCCAGTGTTACTATATTGTCCTAAAACAAAAATAATTGCTGCAATTCATTCTGGTTGGCTAGGAACAACTAAACAAATTGTTTCAAAAGTCACAAAACATCTAATTGAAAATGAACATTGTGATCCTAAAGAGATGCTTGCCTATATTGGACCATGCATCTGCCAAGATTGTCTTGAGGTAATGGATAATGTCATCGACTTAGTTAAACAAATGGATTTCGATACTACTCCGTACTATAAACAAACAGATACTACACATTATTTGCTTGATAACAAAGGTCTAAACCGACAAATGTTATTAAATTTAGGTTTATTGAAAAAAAATATTACTGTTTCGCCATATTGTACTGTTGAAAATGACAAGTTATTTTATAGCTATCGTAAATATAAAGATAGTGGCAGAAATATCACAATCATAAAAAGACAAGCTTAA